A DNA window from Actinokineospora baliensis contains the following coding sequences:
- a CDS encoding TetR family transcriptional regulator, which yields MASPTPLRRQPVQQRSAKRVQRMLEACAELVDELGYDGVTTTLIAERAGVAVGSLYQFFPDKRAVVQALTQRNLDQFMAEIGRRLDEAHLQHWWDGADLIFDSYVRMYREVPGFSRIRFGDVVDLRLIDGERDNNTVIAENLASFLADRFGIPFEDIRLPVAVANEIADGILNLAFRRKLFPEAMVIAEAKMVVRSYLSGQMKVVEQAR from the coding sequence GTGGCCAGCCCTACCCCACTCCGCCGCCAACCCGTGCAGCAGCGCAGCGCCAAGCGCGTGCAAAGGATGCTCGAGGCGTGCGCGGAGCTGGTCGACGAACTCGGCTACGACGGGGTCACCACCACACTCATCGCGGAGCGCGCGGGGGTGGCGGTCGGGTCGCTCTACCAGTTCTTCCCGGACAAGCGGGCGGTCGTGCAGGCGCTGACCCAGCGCAACCTGGACCAGTTCATGGCCGAGATCGGCCGCAGGCTCGACGAAGCGCACCTGCAGCACTGGTGGGACGGCGCCGACCTGATCTTCGACAGCTACGTGCGGATGTACCGCGAAGTGCCCGGGTTCAGCCGGATCCGCTTCGGCGACGTGGTCGACCTGCGGCTGATCGACGGCGAGCGGGACAACAACACGGTGATCGCGGAGAACCTGGCCTCCTTCCTGGCCGACCGGTTCGGCATCCCGTTCGAGGACATCCGGCTGCCGGTCGCGGTGGCCAACGAGATCGCCGACGGGATCCTCAACCTCGCCTTCCGGCGCAAGCTGTTCCCCGAGGCGATGGTGATCGCCGAGGCGAAGATGGTGGTGCGCAGCTACCTGTCCGGTCAGATGAAGGTGGTCGAGCAGGCGCGCTAG
- a CDS encoding FtsW/RodA/SpoVE family cell cycle protein, with protein sequence MSTPVQGAVGPATGQSSANTDPAAPTRRGTELLLLGFAAFVVSAALMLVEANQEQQLTLRIFWYGLAFLGLFAVAHVAVRKFAPYADPLILPCVALLNGLGLVMIYRIDLAMTEKALRAGREINNDVPKQILWTTVALALFLAVLIVIKDHRTLTKYSYTFGLVGLFLLALPAVLPSFIAPTINGAKIWLKVGPFSLQPGEFAKILLLVFFAAFLVSKRDLFMAAGRRVLGVDLPRARDLGPVVFAWAVSLGVLVFQKDLGTSLLFFGTILVMLYVATERAVWVVLGLSLFVGGAIIAYNLFTHVQQRVANWVDPLATYADAGGGYQIAQALFGLGTGGIGGTGLGAGRPELVPLANTDFIAAAIGEELGFIGLAALLLVYTVLALRGMRSALAVRDTFGKLLGGGLSFLLIMQVFVVVGGVTKLIPMTGITAPFLSYGGSSLLANYVLIALLLRISDAARRPQTGARPRPVPQAPIAEAHTVMVQRPQAERPE encoded by the coding sequence ATGAGTACACCGGTCCAGGGCGCGGTTGGTCCGGCGACCGGGCAGAGCAGCGCGAACACCGACCCCGCGGCGCCCACCAGGCGCGGCACCGAGCTGCTGCTGCTCGGCTTCGCCGCCTTCGTGGTCTCCGCCGCGCTGATGCTCGTCGAGGCCAACCAGGAGCAGCAGCTGACGCTGCGCATCTTCTGGTACGGGTTGGCGTTCCTGGGGCTGTTCGCGGTGGCGCACGTCGCGGTGCGCAAGTTCGCCCCCTACGCCGACCCGCTGATCCTGCCCTGCGTCGCGCTGCTCAACGGGCTCGGCCTGGTGATGATCTACCGGATCGACCTGGCGATGACCGAGAAGGCGCTGCGCGCGGGCCGCGAGATCAACAACGACGTGCCCAAGCAGATCCTGTGGACCACCGTGGCGCTGGCGCTGTTCCTGGCCGTGCTCATCGTGATCAAGGACCACCGGACGCTCACCAAGTACAGCTACACCTTCGGCCTGGTCGGGCTGTTCCTGCTGGCGCTGCCCGCGGTGCTGCCCAGCTTCATCGCGCCGACGATCAACGGCGCCAAGATCTGGCTCAAGGTCGGCCCGTTCTCGCTGCAGCCGGGTGAGTTCGCCAAGATCCTGCTGCTGGTGTTCTTCGCCGCGTTCCTGGTCTCCAAGCGCGACCTGTTCATGGCCGCGGGCCGCCGGGTGCTCGGCGTCGACCTGCCGCGCGCCCGCGACCTCGGTCCGGTCGTGTTCGCCTGGGCGGTCTCGCTCGGCGTCCTGGTCTTCCAGAAGGACCTCGGCACCTCGCTGCTGTTCTTCGGCACCATCCTGGTGATGCTCTACGTCGCCACCGAGCGCGCGGTGTGGGTGGTGCTGGGGCTGTCGCTGTTCGTCGGCGGCGCGATCATCGCCTACAACCTGTTCACCCACGTGCAGCAGCGGGTGGCGAACTGGGTCGACCCGCTGGCCACCTACGCCGACGCGGGCGGCGGCTACCAGATCGCGCAGGCGCTGTTCGGCCTGGGCACCGGTGGGATCGGCGGCACCGGCCTCGGCGCGGGCCGCCCGGAGCTGGTCCCGCTGGCCAACACCGACTTCATCGCCGCGGCCATCGGCGAGGAGCTGGGCTTCATCGGCCTCGCCGCGCTGCTGCTGGTCTACACCGTGCTCGCGCTGCGCGGGATGCGCAGCGCGCTCGCGGTGCGCGACACCTTCGGCAAGCTGCTCGGCGGCGGCCTGTCCTTCCTGCTGATCATGCAGGTGTTCGTCGTCGTCGGCGGCGTCACCAAGCTCATCCCGATGACCGGCATCACCGCGCCGTTCCTGTCCTACGGGGGTTCCTCGCTGCTGGCCAACTACGTGCTGATCGCGCTGCTGCTGCGGATCTCCGACGCCGCGCGCAGGCCGCAGACCGGCGCGCGGCCACGGCCGGTCCCGCAGGCCCCGATCGCCGAGGCGCACACGGTGATGGTGCAGCGGCCGCAGGCGGAGAGGCCGGAATGA
- a CDS encoding D-arabinono-1,4-lactone oxidase: MAETAALAWRNWAGTESATAAEVLAPRTTEQISAAITSAAERGLTVRARGSGHSFTPAAAAHGVALDLSGWTGVTAVDGAEVTVRSGTTLAALNTELDRLGRAMANLGDIDAQTISGAIATGTHGTGARLGGIATQVSALELALADGTVARCSATERPDLFAAARIGLGALGVISTVTLRTEPAFALAAQERPEPLDAVLEGLDDSCADNDHFEFYWFPYGQKALTKRNNRLPGGAVPQPLGRAREFFEYEIMENAAFGALCKIGRLVPRLVKPLNRLSASVLSPRAYSDVSHKVFVTSRRVRFVESEYAIPRAALGEVLAELRARVPQLVEPVMFPVEVRFAAADDIWLSTAHERECAYIAIHQYRGMPYLAYFSLFESIVSAVGGRPHWGKVHTLDAEALRARYPRFDDFTRVRSEVDPDGRFRNPYCDRVFGPI, translated from the coding sequence ATGGCGGAGACAGCGGCACTGGCCTGGCGCAACTGGGCGGGCACCGAGTCGGCGACCGCGGCGGAGGTGCTCGCGCCGCGCACGACCGAGCAGATCAGCGCGGCGATCACCTCGGCGGCCGAGCGCGGGTTGACCGTGCGGGCCAGGGGAAGCGGGCACTCCTTCACCCCGGCCGCCGCCGCGCACGGCGTCGCGCTCGACCTGTCCGGCTGGACCGGGGTGACCGCCGTCGACGGCGCCGAGGTCACCGTCCGCTCCGGCACGACACTGGCCGCGCTCAACACCGAACTCGACCGGCTCGGCCGCGCGATGGCCAACCTCGGCGACATCGACGCGCAGACCATCTCCGGCGCGATCGCCACCGGCACGCACGGCACCGGCGCCCGGCTCGGCGGGATCGCCACCCAGGTGAGTGCCCTGGAACTGGCGCTGGCGGACGGAACGGTCGCGCGCTGCTCGGCCACCGAGCGCCCGGACCTGTTCGCCGCGGCCAGGATCGGCCTCGGCGCACTCGGTGTGATCAGCACGGTCACGCTGCGCACCGAACCGGCGTTCGCGCTGGCGGCCCAGGAACGCCCGGAACCCCTGGACGCGGTCCTCGAGGGACTCGACGACAGCTGCGCGGACAACGACCACTTCGAGTTCTACTGGTTCCCCTACGGGCAGAAAGCCTTGACCAAGCGCAACAACCGACTGCCCGGGGGCGCGGTCCCGCAGCCCCTCGGCCGGGCCCGCGAGTTCTTCGAGTACGAGATCATGGAGAACGCGGCCTTCGGCGCTTTGTGCAAGATCGGCCGGTTAGTCCCGCGATTGGTCAAACCCCTCAACAGGTTGTCCGCCTCCGTGCTGTCGCCACGCGCCTACAGCGACGTGTCGCACAAGGTTTTCGTGACCAGCAGGCGGGTGCGGTTCGTCGAGTCCGAGTACGCGATCCCGCGCGCGGCACTGGGCGAGGTGCTGGCCGAACTGCGCGCCAGGGTCCCCCAATTGGTCGAACCGGTGATGTTCCCCGTTGAGGTGCGCTTCGCCGCAGCCGATGACATCTGGTTGTCCACAGCGCACGAGCGCGAGTGCGCCTACATCGCGATCCACCAGTACCGCGGGATGCCGTACCTGGCGTACTTCTCGTTGTTCGAATCGATCGTCAGCGCGGTCGGCGGGCGGCCGCACTGGGGGAAGGTGCACACCCTCGACGCCGAAGCCCTGCGCGCCCGCTACCCCCGGTTCGACGACTTCACCCGGGTCCGGTCCGAAGTGGACCCGGACGGCCGCTTCCGGAACCCTTACTGCGACCGGGTTTTCGGGCCGATCTGA
- a CDS encoding FHA domain-containing protein FhaB/FipA: MPELVMQLTRAGFLALLWLFVLAALRVVRSDLYAASGLRVAVPGFRKSTAAKMRGKAPRQLVVTHGALAGTRITLDGRPIMMGRADDSTLVLDDDYASTRHARLSLRGTDWYVEDLGSTNGTYLDRAKVTQPLRVPLGVPIRIGKTVIELRS; this comes from the coding sequence GTGCCTGAGTTGGTGATGCAGCTGACCAGAGCGGGGTTCCTGGCCCTGCTCTGGCTGTTCGTGCTCGCCGCGTTGCGGGTGGTCCGCTCGGACCTCTACGCCGCGTCCGGGCTGCGGGTGGCGGTGCCGGGGTTCCGCAAGTCGACCGCGGCGAAGATGCGCGGGAAGGCGCCGAGGCAGCTGGTGGTGACGCACGGCGCGCTGGCGGGCACGCGGATCACCCTGGACGGCAGACCGATCATGATGGGTCGGGCCGACGACTCGACGCTGGTGCTCGACGACGACTACGCCTCGACCCGGCACGCGAGGTTGTCGCTGCGCGGGACGGACTGGTACGTCGAAGACCTGGGCTCGACGAACGGGACCTACCTGGACCGGGCTAAGGTCACCCAACCCCTCCGGGTGCCACTTGGTGTCCCGATCCGTATCGGCAAGACGGTGATCGAGCTGCGCTCATGA
- a CDS encoding DUF3662 and FHA domain-containing protein: MGIGQRLNRKLEDVVGHTFARVFGGNVVPQEVAQALQREGEDNIRELAGGRLLAPNHYVVQLGPADHQNFAGDEDRMRALLADCVAEHLTEHGWDTYGDVVVSLERSDALHTGQFRTRSTVDPDVKASPPTGGAGQQAGRRQAQPRNAGDRSMSQPPGYGQAPDGDPYGQQQYGYGQGQYGNDPNYGHGYGQQPPQQGGGYDQGYGQQQGGYDQGYGQQQQGYGQQQGGYDQQQGYGQQGGGYGQQQQGGYDQQGYGQQGGYDQGYGQQQQGYGQQQGGYDQGYGQQQGYGQDPYGHQGGYAPPAVQTGPRQLAASLQLDDGSNRNYSLKQGGNVVGRGQDADFRLPDTGVSRRHLEITWDGQSATLADLGSTNGTTVNGTPVQTWQLADGDVVRIGHSSLVFRTQG; this comes from the coding sequence ATGGGCATCGGCCAGCGGTTGAACCGCAAGCTGGAGGACGTCGTCGGGCACACCTTCGCGCGCGTGTTCGGTGGCAACGTCGTGCCGCAGGAGGTGGCGCAGGCGCTGCAGCGCGAGGGCGAGGACAACATCCGCGAGTTGGCGGGTGGTCGGCTCCTCGCACCCAACCACTACGTGGTGCAGTTGGGTCCGGCCGATCACCAGAACTTCGCGGGTGACGAGGACCGCATGAGGGCGCTGTTGGCGGACTGCGTGGCCGAGCATCTCACCGAGCACGGGTGGGATACCTATGGTGACGTCGTAGTCTCCTTGGAGCGCTCCGACGCGCTGCACACCGGACAGTTCCGAACCCGCTCTACCGTCGACCCCGATGTGAAGGCAAGTCCTCCCACCGGCGGTGCAGGCCAGCAGGCAGGCAGACGGCAGGCACAACCCCGCAACGCAGGAGACCGATCCATGAGCCAGCCTCCCGGCTACGGCCAGGCGCCTGATGGTGACCCGTACGGACAGCAGCAATACGGGTACGGCCAGGGCCAGTACGGCAACGATCCCAACTACGGTCACGGCTACGGCCAGCAGCCACCGCAGCAGGGCGGTGGTTACGACCAGGGCTATGGCCAGCAGCAGGGTGGCTATGACCAGGGTTACGGTCAGCAGCAGCAGGGCTACGGCCAGCAGCAGGGCGGGTACGACCAGCAGCAGGGTTACGGCCAGCAGGGCGGCGGTTACGGCCAGCAGCAGCAGGGCGGCTACGACCAGCAGGGTTACGGCCAGCAGGGCGGGTACGACCAGGGTTACGGTCAGCAGCAGCAGGGCTACGGCCAGCAGCAGGGCGGCTACGACCAGGGCTACGGCCAGCAGCAGGGCTACGGCCAGGACCCGTACGGGCACCAGGGCGGTTACGCCCCGCCCGCGGTGCAGACCGGTCCCCGCCAGCTCGCGGCGAGCCTGCAGCTCGACGACGGCTCCAACCGCAACTACTCGCTCAAGCAGGGCGGCAACGTGGTCGGCCGCGGCCAGGACGCGGACTTCCGGCTGCCCGACACCGGGGTGTCGCGGCGCCACCTGGAGATCACCTGGGACGGGCAGAGCGCGACGCTGGCCGACCTCGGTTCGACCAACGGCACGACCGTCAACGGCACGCCGGTGCAGACCTGGCAGCTGGCCGATGGCGACGTCGTGCGGATCGGCCACTCGTCGCTGGTGTTCCGCACCCAGGGCTGA
- a CDS encoding peptidoglycan D,D-transpeptidase FtsI family protein: MNTPLRRVGLAMLGMIILLLANATYIQIIKADDYREDPRNQRVLLEEYSRQRGKILAKGANNQVMLATVLPTNDRLRYLRQYTAGPTFAPVTGYYSVRYGAGGLERAEDEILNGSDDRLFVRRLSDLITGRDPRGGNIELTINPDAQTAAYDAMAKAGFAGSVVALNPKTGEILAMVSTPSYDPNTLSAHDGIAQEKAWKEYNADKRKPMLNRAISETYAPGSTFKLVVAAAALEDGKSKDDQVTSTDRLQVGGSELRNYNRGFCNGTPNGVSMLVALSLSCNTAFAELAGDLGPEKIAEQAAEFGIGESDLVVPMKVEQSCIGPSASCMTIADKAALMQSGIGQRDVRLTPLQNAQIVATIANGGERMRPQLVKSILAPDLSEISRLDTDSLGRAMSRDAAGQLRDMMIASEEKTGGDGKRDGLTIASKTGTAETGNDPKNTPPFAWYVAFAPADDPKVAVAVVVESQDVAATGGKLSAAIGRATMIAALGGG, from the coding sequence ATGAACACCCCGCTGCGCCGAGTCGGCCTCGCCATGCTCGGCATGATCATCCTGTTGCTGGCCAACGCGACCTACATCCAGATCATCAAGGCCGACGACTACCGCGAGGACCCGCGCAACCAGCGGGTCCTGCTCGAGGAGTACTCCCGCCAGCGCGGCAAGATCCTCGCCAAGGGCGCCAACAACCAGGTGATGCTGGCGACCGTCCTGCCGACCAACGACCGGCTGCGCTACCTGCGCCAGTACACCGCTGGCCCGACCTTCGCGCCGGTGACCGGGTACTACTCGGTGCGCTACGGCGCGGGCGGGTTGGAGCGCGCCGAGGACGAGATCCTCAACGGCTCCGACGACCGGCTGTTCGTCCGGCGGCTGTCGGACCTGATCACCGGCCGCGACCCGCGCGGCGGCAACATCGAGCTGACCATCAACCCCGACGCGCAGACCGCCGCCTACGACGCGATGGCCAAGGCCGGGTTCGCGGGCTCGGTGGTGGCGCTGAACCCGAAGACCGGCGAGATCCTGGCCATGGTCAGCACGCCGTCGTACGACCCGAACACGCTCTCCGCGCACGACGGCATCGCGCAGGAGAAGGCGTGGAAGGAGTACAACGCCGACAAGCGCAAGCCGATGCTGAACCGGGCGATCTCGGAGACCTACGCGCCCGGCTCGACGTTCAAGCTCGTCGTGGCCGCCGCGGCGCTGGAGGACGGCAAGTCCAAGGACGACCAGGTCACCTCCACCGACCGGCTGCAGGTCGGCGGCTCCGAGCTGCGCAACTACAACCGCGGCTTCTGCAACGGCACGCCGAACGGGGTGAGCATGCTGGTCGCGCTGTCGCTGTCGTGCAACACCGCGTTCGCGGAGCTGGCAGGCGACCTCGGCCCGGAGAAGATCGCCGAGCAGGCCGCCGAGTTCGGCATCGGCGAGAGCGACCTGGTGGTGCCGATGAAGGTCGAGCAGTCCTGCATCGGGCCCTCGGCCAGCTGCATGACCATCGCCGACAAGGCCGCGCTGATGCAGTCGGGCATCGGCCAGCGCGACGTGCGGCTCACCCCGCTGCAGAACGCGCAGATCGTGGCGACCATCGCCAACGGCGGCGAGCGGATGCGCCCGCAGCTGGTGAAGTCGATCCTGGCGCCGGACCTCTCGGAGATCTCCCGGCTCGACACCGACAGCCTCGGCCGGGCCATGTCCCGCGACGCCGCGGGCCAGCTGCGCGACATGATGATCGCCTCCGAGGAGAAGACCGGCGGCGACGGCAAGCGCGACGGGCTGACCATCGCGTCCAAGACCGGCACCGCCGAGACCGGCAACGACCCGAAGAACACCCCGCCGTTCGCCTGGTACGTGGCCTTCGCGCCAGCCGACGACCCGAAGGTCGCCGTCGCGGTCGTGGTGGAGAGCCAGGACGTGGCCGCCACCGGCGGCAAGCTGTCGGCCGCGATCGGCCGCGCCACCATGATCGCCGCGTTGGGCGGTGGCTGA
- a CDS encoding helix-turn-helix domain-containing protein produces MRAALAAREVSSVYRLLRRTGVSQRQIAAMTGQSQSEVSEILKGRQVMAYDVLARIADGLGVPRGYMGLAYDEVTAVRVAVTREAAQPEESEEVKRREFLAHAAAVTVGANVLGNNSGSWVANPVQTPAPGRIGITDVRQVEAATRALRSLDYQYGGGFCRDAVVAQLSWGQQMLGASGPDHVKQRLHVALADLHNLAGWTSFDIGLTDSARNHFGKALELAKAGKSEPLVANILYRMGRVYLHKESPDDALKMFQLGQIAAQESGSELAVAVICANQAWAYALMGHKDQTMKLIGRTRDEFARADHAKAEDWVRFFNETDVYAMIGTVHTVLAQTTDPTHTKFAIPALTKAIDSYGDDYARSRAFNLSALATNHMLEGDIDHGARVGRAAVELAESLKSSRVKDRLKPLLNEATKRRNNADARELAEQIINLSVA; encoded by the coding sequence ATGCGGGCCGCGCTTGCCGCGCGGGAGGTCAGTTCCGTGTATCGGCTGCTCCGCCGCACTGGCGTGTCGCAGCGCCAGATCGCCGCGATGACCGGCCAGTCGCAGTCCGAGGTGTCGGAGATCCTCAAGGGTCGTCAGGTGATGGCCTACGACGTGCTCGCCAGGATCGCCGACGGACTGGGTGTCCCGAGGGGATACATGGGCCTCGCCTACGACGAGGTCACCGCGGTCCGTGTGGCGGTGACCCGCGAGGCCGCGCAGCCTGAGGAGAGCGAAGAGGTGAAGCGTCGGGAGTTCCTGGCACACGCGGCCGCCGTCACGGTGGGCGCGAACGTGCTGGGCAACAACTCCGGGTCGTGGGTCGCCAACCCCGTCCAGACCCCAGCGCCCGGGCGCATCGGGATCACCGATGTGCGCCAGGTCGAGGCGGCGACCAGAGCTCTGCGGTCGCTGGACTACCAGTACGGCGGTGGTTTCTGCCGCGACGCGGTGGTCGCGCAGCTGTCCTGGGGTCAGCAGATGCTCGGTGCCTCCGGGCCCGATCACGTCAAGCAACGCCTGCACGTCGCACTCGCCGACCTGCACAACCTGGCCGGGTGGACCTCGTTCGACATCGGCCTGACCGATTCCGCCCGCAACCACTTCGGCAAGGCCCTGGAACTGGCCAAGGCCGGGAAGAGCGAGCCGCTCGTCGCCAACATCCTGTACCGGATGGGCCGGGTCTACCTGCACAAGGAGTCCCCGGACGACGCGCTGAAGATGTTCCAGCTGGGCCAGATCGCCGCCCAGGAGTCCGGTTCCGAGCTCGCGGTGGCGGTGATCTGCGCCAACCAGGCGTGGGCCTACGCGCTGATGGGGCACAAGGACCAGACCATGAAGCTGATCGGCCGGACCCGCGACGAGTTCGCCCGCGCCGACCACGCCAAGGCCGAGGACTGGGTCCGCTTCTTCAACGAGACCGATGTCTACGCCATGATCGGCACCGTGCACACGGTGTTGGCGCAGACCACCGACCCGACGCACACGAAGTTCGCCATCCCGGCGCTGACCAAGGCCATCGACTCCTACGGCGATGACTACGCGCGCAGCCGGGCGTTCAACCTCAGCGCGTTGGCCACCAACCACATGTTGGAGGGCGACATCGACCACGGGGCCCGGGTGGGCCGCGCGGCGGTGGAGCTGGCCGAGTCGCTGAAGTCCTCGCGGGTGAAGGACCGGCTCAAGCCGCTGCTCAACGAGGCGACCAAGCGCCGCAACAACGCCGACGCGCGGGAGCTCGCAGAGCAGATCATCAATCTCAGCGTGGCCTGA
- a CDS encoding PP2C family protein-serine/threonine phosphatase translates to MTLVLRYAARSDRGLVRSNNQDSVYAGPRLLSLADGMGGHVAGEVASKVVIAALAPLDDDEPGDDLLGQLREATLAGNGAIAELVASDPDLDGMGTTLSAILFAGNRIGLVHVGDSRVYLRRNGQFTQITHDDTFVQSLIDEGRITEDEAATHPQRSLLLKALTGHEVEPSLTVREARPGDRYLLCSDGLSGPVSHETLSEAIQIPDPQECADRMIELALRGGGPDNVTVIIADVVDVDYGDNHPIVGGAAGNGSDETPPPDSAASRASAMTTPRPEPRKIEQPPPPDPKVKRRKRVRLLVGLLLLLVLLGAGAVAARIWVNNQYFVGEGDGGEIAIFQGVRGSVLGLSLNSQLQGSCDPNAAACDKFYVDDLEQFGKEEVRNGNNTFGNIVEAREFVRGLRSKFGLPDCDTLVKQTETPTTTPSPGTPPGGTTTGAPTTTTPGFPTTTTTPLVTTTDSSTTGTAQTSEQVQPQPGVNCRTPRDEDKGGG, encoded by the coding sequence ATGACCCTTGTTCTTCGTTACGCGGCCCGCAGCGACCGGGGCCTGGTGCGTTCCAACAACCAGGACTCCGTGTACGCGGGCCCACGCCTGCTCTCCTTGGCCGACGGGATGGGCGGCCACGTCGCCGGTGAGGTCGCCAGCAAGGTGGTGATCGCCGCGCTCGCGCCGCTCGACGACGACGAGCCCGGTGACGACCTGCTCGGCCAGCTGCGCGAGGCGACGCTGGCGGGCAACGGCGCGATCGCCGAGCTGGTGGCCAGCGACCCGGACCTCGACGGGATGGGCACGACGCTGTCGGCGATCCTGTTCGCGGGCAACCGGATCGGCCTGGTGCACGTCGGCGACTCCCGGGTGTACCTGCGCCGCAACGGCCAGTTCACGCAGATCACGCACGACGACACCTTCGTCCAGTCGCTGATCGACGAGGGTCGGATCACCGAGGACGAGGCCGCGACGCACCCGCAGCGCTCGCTGCTGCTCAAGGCGCTGACCGGGCACGAGGTGGAACCGAGCCTGACCGTGCGCGAGGCCCGACCAGGCGACCGGTACCTGCTGTGCTCCGACGGGCTGTCCGGGCCGGTGAGCCACGAGACGCTGTCCGAGGCGATCCAGATCCCGGACCCGCAGGAGTGCGCGGACCGGATGATCGAGCTCGCGCTGCGCGGCGGTGGTCCGGACAACGTGACGGTGATCATCGCCGACGTCGTGGACGTCGACTACGGGGACAACCACCCCATCGTCGGCGGCGCGGCGGGCAACGGCTCCGACGAGACGCCACCGCCGGATTCGGCCGCGTCCAGGGCCAGCGCGATGACCACGCCGAGGCCGGAACCGCGCAAGATCGAGCAGCCCCCGCCGCCGGACCCGAAGGTCAAGCGGCGCAAGCGGGTGCGGCTGCTGGTCGGCCTGCTGTTGCTGCTGGTCCTGCTGGGCGCCGGTGCGGTCGCGGCGCGGATCTGGGTGAACAACCAGTACTTCGTCGGCGAGGGCGACGGCGGGGAGATCGCGATCTTCCAGGGCGTGCGCGGCAGCGTGCTCGGCCTCTCGCTCAACAGCCAGCTGCAGGGCTCCTGCGACCCGAACGCCGCGGCGTGCGACAAGTTCTACGTCGACGACCTCGAGCAGTTCGGCAAGGAAGAGGTCCGCAACGGCAACAACACCTTCGGCAACATCGTCGAGGCGCGGGAGTTCGTGCGCGGGCTGCGCAGCAAGTTCGGCCTGCCCGACTGCGACACCCTGGTGAAGCAGACCGAGACCCCGACGACGACGCCCTCCCCCGGCACCCCGCCCGGTGGTACGACCACCGGCGCACCGACGACCACCACGCCCGGGTTCCCGACCACGACGACCACGCCGCTGGTCACCACCACCGACTCGTCGACCACGGGCACCGCGCAGACCTCCGAGCAGGTCCAGCCGCAGCCCGGGGTCAACTGCCGCACCCCGCGGGACGAGGACAAGGGCGGCGGCTGA
- a CDS encoding amino acid deaminase/aldolase has protein sequence MRTQRDRLDTATAHLDPPVAVVDLDAFDRNAADLLRRADGRPIRVASKSVRCRYLLERALRRPGFAGVMSYALPEALWLTRVWAGTDLADTDILVAYPTADHSALRALAEDDTARRLVSLTVDSVDHLDLVDAVLGADHPEIRLCLELDVSWRPLRGSGKVHIGARRSPVFTPAEAEDLARAIAARPGFRLVGVMGYEGQIAGMGDRPAGKPLLGAALRWVQRESAGELTARRTRAVTAISAVAPLEFVNGGGTGSIETTRLDPSVTEIAAGSGLIGPGLFDHYRRFTPRPAVLFAVPVVRLPAPGIATVLGGGYLASGPANRDRLPVPHLPEGLRLLPLEGAGEVQTPLTGADGLRVGDRVWFRHAKAGELAERFTEYQVLAGDSVVRAVPTYRGEGHSFG, from the coding sequence GTGCGCACCCAACGCGACCGCCTCGACACCGCCACCGCACACCTCGACCCACCGGTCGCCGTGGTGGACCTCGACGCCTTCGACCGCAACGCCGCCGATCTGCTGCGCCGCGCCGACGGCCGCCCGATCCGGGTGGCCAGCAAATCGGTGCGCTGCCGCTACCTGCTCGAACGCGCCCTGCGCCGTCCCGGGTTCGCCGGGGTGATGAGCTACGCGCTGCCGGAGGCGCTGTGGCTGACCCGGGTGTGGGCGGGCACCGACCTCGCGGACACCGACATCCTGGTCGCCTACCCGACCGCGGACCACTCGGCGCTGCGCGCGCTCGCCGAGGACGACACCGCCCGCCGACTCGTGTCGCTGACCGTCGACTCCGTCGACCACCTCGACCTGGTCGACGCCGTGCTCGGTGCCGACCACCCGGAGATCCGGCTCTGCCTGGAGTTGGACGTGTCGTGGCGCCCGCTGCGCGGCAGCGGCAAGGTCCACATCGGCGCCCGCCGCTCGCCGGTGTTCACCCCGGCCGAGGCCGAGGACCTCGCTCGGGCCATCGCGGCGCGGCCGGGTTTCCGGCTCGTGGGGGTCATGGGCTACGAGGGGCAGATCGCGGGGATGGGTGATCGGCCCGCGGGCAAGCCGCTGCTGGGCGCGGCGTTGCGTTGGGTCCAGCGGGAATCCGCCGGGGAACTGACCGCTCGGCGCACGCGGGCGGTCACCGCCATCAGCGCGGTCGCACCGCTGGAGTTCGTCAACGGCGGCGGGACCGGCAGCATCGAGACCACCAGGCTCGACCCGTCGGTCACCGAGATCGCCGCCGGGTCGGGGTTGATCGGTCCGGGCCTGTTCGACCACTACCGCCGGTTCACCCCGCGACCGGCCGTGTTGTTCGCGGTACCGGTGGTGCGCCTGCCCGCCCCCGGCATCGCCACCGTGCTCGGCGGCGGCTACCTCGCCTCCGGACCGGCCAACCGCGACCGGCTGCCGGTGCCGCACCTGCCGGAAGGTCTACGGCTGTTGCCGCTCGAAGGTGCGGGCGAGGTGCAGACCCCGCTCACCGGTGCCGACGGGCTGCGCGTCGGCGACCGGGTGTGGTTTCGGCACGCGAAGGCGGGGGAACTCGCGGAGCGGTTCACCGAGTACCAGGTGCTGGCGGGTGATTCCGTGGTCCGCGCGGTCCCCACCTACCGCGGTGAGGGGCACAGCTTCGGCTAG